In Sphaerisporangium krabiense, the DNA window CCGAAATTGACCAGCGTGCGGTCGACGTCGTTGTTGATGCCAGCCATGATGATCTCCGTTCCTGGAGTTCCGGTTCAGGTCGCGGGTCGCGCCGGGCGGCGTCAGACGTTGATGTCGGCGGTGAGCCGGTGGGCCGTGGCGGCCTGCGCGTCCTCGGTCCTGCGGTACTGGGTCTCGGTGGCGTGCAGCTTCCTCGCCAGTTCCTGCAGCTCGCGCAGCACGATGCCGAGCTCGGTGTTCCACTGGTTGTAGACGGACTCGAACGCCATTCCGGACTGGCCGCCCCACCCCGCGCGCAGGTCGGTCACGTGGCCCTGCAGCTGGGTCTGGATGCCGCCGATCAGGGAGTGCGCGGTGTCGGTCTTCTTGGCGGCCTCGACGATCTGGGGGAGATTCGCAGCGGTCTGCTGGCCCACGGGTTACCTCCATGGAGTACGGCCTGGCCATGCCCACGGCGGCCCGCAATGCGGATAACGCATCGTCGTGCCCCCGCGATGCTGATCGTCTGAAACACTAGGATCAATCACCACAGGGTGGTCATGTGTCGCATTGCGAGTCAATAACGGTTTTCCGTACATCTGACAGAAAACCTTCTCGCCTGTCTCACGGTCTGACGGCGTCCGCCGCGGTGATCGGCACGGGCGTGCGCGCGGCGGCCGGATCCAGGACGGGGCCCTCCGGGATCAGGTGCAGCAGGTGGGCGGGCACCGGCGCGACGTCGGCGTCGCCGTACCCGAGCCTGGCCACCAGGTCGGCCGAGGCGAGCGCGAACCTGCGGCCCTGGTCGGTGACCAGCGAGTAGTCGCGCACCGCGTCGAGCTGCCCGTCGCCGGGAAGCAGACCCGCGAGCACCGCGCCCCCCGGCGGCAGCAGCACCTGGTCGAAGTGGTCCTGGTCGGAACCCGCCGCGGGCGGCA includes these proteins:
- a CDS encoding WXG100 family type VII secretion target; translated protein: MGQQTAANLPQIVEAAKKTDTAHSLIGGIQTQLQGHVTDLRAGWGGQSGMAFESVYNQWNTELGIVLRELQELARKLHATETQYRRTEDAQAATAHRLTADINV